In Acinetobacter wanghuae, the sequence GGTTTCAAAACGGACCAAAGCAGTGAGCACAGCGCGCTCATTGGGTATTTTGTAGTGCAATGCTTGGCTCGGTGCTTGAAGTGGGTAAGCTTCGTTGTATTTGGCTGCATATGTGCTCAGGTTATTGCCGTACAAAGCTACGATATTAATGCGCAATGTCGGGTAGATGTCACAGAAGTGGCAAAGGTGAAAACTGAAGATAATAGCAAGATCCCGACAACAGGTTGGGAGCCGACACAGCTGCCAGATAATTGGTCGAAGTCTTGGTCAGGCTATAATGGCGCAGCATGGTATAAAATTCATTGGCACTTGGCTTGCCAAAATCAACATTCGATTACAGAACCGATCGCTTTTTCGATAGATTATATCAATAGTGCTGGGGCAACATTTCTGAATGGCGATCTGCTTTGGTCAGATCGTCATTTACAAGAACCGCTGTCTAAAAGTTGGAATGTGCCGCGTTATTGGATTTTCCCCATCAGTAGCCTAAAGCCGGGGAATAATGAAATTTTGATCTATGTCACGGGTTATCATTATCAAAAAGCAGGTTTAGGTAAAATTGAATTTAATAACTTGCTGAATAATAACGAAAAGCACTTAAAGAAAGTGTGGGATCGACGTACCTTATTTCAAATTAATTTAATATTATCGGGTACGATTGGCGTTATTTGTTTGGTGATTTGGCTGTTCCGCCGTAGTGAAACCACATTTGGTTGGTTCTCTTTAAGCTGTTTATTATGGATTTTATTTGTCTCTAATTTACTGAGTACTGAAAACTTCCCATTTTCGTCATCTCTTTGGGCAAGTAAGGTCAATGGTATTTTTTTCGCAGCTTATATTCATTGTTTTATCATTTATCTGTTTCGTTTTATTCATCAACAAAATAAAAAGCTTGAACACACGTTTTGGGGCATTCTACTGTTATTGAGTGTGGCTTTGCTGCTCAGTTCAATTGATGTTTTAGCCATTTTACTGAGTTTTGTTTTTGCGCTGTATATTTTACTTTTTGTATTGATGGTGGCTTATGTCAGCTATAGCGCAGTAAAAACGAAAAATGGTGAATTCTTATTTTTAGCCATTTGTCTTTTAAGTATTTTATTTTTTATCTCCATCGATATTTATACTTATAACCAAGATGGTGCGAGTGAATCTTCGCTGTTGTCTCCTTATACATCGCCTGTCATTACAGCTTTTGTCGTCCTAATTTTAGGTTTTAGATTGAATAAAAATTTGCTGAAAATTGAGAGATTTAATCAACATCTGACTGAAAAAATACAAATGGTCAGCCAAGATTTAAAGCAAAGTTTAGACGAAAAACATCAGCTTGAAATTGATAATGTGCGCTTGCAAGAGCGTATTCATTTATCCCATGAACTCCATGATGGTTTAGGCGCATCTTTGGTTCGTTCGATGGTTTTAGTCGATCAAAGTGCGGATCAGATTCCCAATAAACATGTGCTTTCTATGTTGAAAGTACTGCGAGATGATTTACGTCAAATTATTGACAGTGGTTCATCGCTGAATACCAAGGTGCCAGAAACGCCAATTTTTTGGATTGCACCGGTCCGTTATCGCTTTATGCAGTTAATGGAAGATTTAGACATAGACGTGAAATGGGATTTTCCACAACATTGGGCGAAAGTACCGACAGCCATTCAATGTTTGAGCCTGATTCGCATTGTAGAAGAAGGCTTAACCAATGTGATTAAACATAGCCAAGCGACTCAAGTAAAAGTGAGCTTAGCTTATGTATCAGAACATGCATTAGCACTAATTGTTGAAGATAATGGTGTGGGCTTTGATATTGAAAGTGTGCAGCAACATGGTTTGAGCATTGGTATGCGCAGTATGCATTTACGAATGGAGAAAATGGGCGGCAGCTTGAACATTGAATCACGTAAAGGCTGTACGCGCATTCAAGCGATTATTGAGTTGACTTGAGCGGGTTTTATTGAGTGAAAAAAGAGGATCATCGGATCCTCTTTTTTAATACGTTGATTATTCTTCTTCAGCAGGTGGCACCAGCATAATTACCGAATCATTTAATAAGGCTGCCATATCTTCAAGAATATCTTCATCTGCAAAGTTTTCATCAAACAGAATATCTTGACCATCGGCAATTTGTTTAAGCGATTGAGTAAATTGTTCTGAAATACAAATTCCTTCACCATTTGCCCAGAACATGATTTCATCATCTTCTTCGGTATAAAGTAGGCGAGAGGCAGGCTCAAGCATGATGCGATAACCTTGATCAATCGCCTCCATCAAGTCGCCTGTACCAATTTCTTCAGCTTCAGGAATATTTTCAGGGTACTTCGGCTCAGACATCAAACTCATGATGGCATCTTCAAGCACATTTGAATTGTGCAGTTGTTCCATGATTTTGGTTTTGAGATATTCAAGCTCATTGCCTGTCACTTCACCGACTTTTGAAACCTGATCACGGATGATATCTGTGAGCGGATTACGCAAGGCTTCATTGTCAGAGAATTTATCACCCACACGATCCATCATGTCGCTGACATTCGGCATGCGGAAACCAAATGAGTAGGTCAAGCAATCATCCTCTGCCACGCCGTAGTGTGAAAGACCGGGTGGTACATAGAGTAAATCACCGGGTGCAAGCACTTCATCAAAATTCACATCCATCTCTGGAAGTAATTTTAAGGGCTGACCCGCAACAAAGTCTGTTTCAGCATCGCACATTTGACCGAGTTGCCAACGGCGGTGACCATAGCCTTGTACAAGGAAGACGTCATAAAAGTCGAAGTGTTTGCCGACAGAGCCACCTTGTGGGGCATAAGACACCATAATATCATCACGACGCCACTGTGGAATAAATGGGAATTTCTTCCACATTGCTGCCAAGTCAAATGAATAATGATCAATCGCTTGTACTAAAAGCGTCCATAGCTTTGGCATTTTTTGGAAATCAGCCTTAAGTAAAGGTGATGATTTCACTGACCATTGATTTGGATCACGATCTTTTTGCTTGATTAAACGTGCAGTCACGTTTTCATCTAAGGCAAGTTCAAGAACGTCATTCGGTTCGAGAATGTTAGCAATCTCAGGAATTGCATTACGGACAAGGAGGGGTTTTTTCTGCCAATATTCAGCAAGGAATTGTTCAGCGGTGATACCGCCTAATACATCTAAAGGCTGGGACATGATAAGGACTACAATTAAATTTGGCTTATTGTCCCTTGAACAGTAGAAGCTCTGCAAGTGACAGAGCTTGAAAAGCGTGTATTTTCTTGTTGATACGGCTTACAAAAGGGTATCTTTAATAATTGAACATAACTGGTTTTAAAAAATCAGAATTTCTATTTTGGGGTTATAATTTCATTTCGTATAACAGCCATTATGTTAAATGGATGTAAAAAGGCCTCAAATTTGAGGCCTATAAATTCTTCGGTATTACACCATATATTATTCAAGAGGCAACTTGAGAATTGTGCCCTTTGCTACTGAATAAGCTTCTACATGACCAGAAATTTTTGCCTGATCATCAACATAGTGAGCATGAAAATACTCATTTGGGTGGGTTACTACACTTTCTAATTGAGGACCACTATAGATTCCAATCAATTGTCCTTGAGCATTAAGATTATTAAAAATATGCTTTTCTACATGATGTTTTTTTGTATGAGGGGCATGGCTGAATGTGTGCTCATTCATTGTCTGAGTTTTTTTACCTGTTACAACATGCCAACGTAATTCAGGATATTTCCCTTGCAGACGAAATACAAACGGTTGTTCAGTTGATAATCCTAATCGTTTTGCCTCTTTGAGAATGAATTCTTCTAATTGGGATTGATTCATATCCACGGGTAAGGAAATATCATGCCATTTCGATACTTGGCCACTTGCGAAAAGAAAGGCCTGTTCATTAGGATCATGAGGCAAGATTTTTCCTTCTAAATCACTACCTGGACTGACTAGAATTTTGCCATCAATTTGAATAATTTCACCTGTACGTCCCGCAAGTGCCCCTAGCCCCCAGGTATTTTCCTGTTGTGGTACTTCTGATAGTTTAATAGTGCCTCGATCATCACCGGTATAGATCATATGTTTAAAGTTACCGGAATGAGTAAATTTGAAAGGCATATCTGCAGCAATAGAACTAGTAGTGATTGTACTAGCAATAGCTAAGATGCTGAAAAGACGATTTAAATGATTCATTTTGATTTCAATATTTAGAGAGTATAGCTATTAGAAGAGAAACCAATAACTTAGTCAATCTGAACAAATGATTACTCAAAGTTATTATAATTTCGATATTCTGAAGTTAAGAATCTCTAAAATTAACATAATACACCTTATACGAAATGCTATTTTTTATTTCATATAAATTATGGTCTTATCATATAGTAAAAAGCCAAATCATCACCGGTTGGGCTTTTTTAATATTTTTTTCATGGTTCACGCTTACTTATTAAGCAATGTTCCACGACCTTGTTTAGAAAAAATAATTTCGATCAGTTGTATTCATCTGAGCTAAGAGAGGACTGTTTGTTGAACGATCAGATTACAATCAAAAAAAACCGAGTCATTTAACTCGGTTTTTTTTAATAAACATTAGAAAATTAAGGCACTAAAATTTTTAATTCACGCAAAATTCTACAGAGTTGAATCATCGGCATACCCATCAACGTGGTCTGGTCTTGACCGATCATTTCTTCAAATAGGCTAATGCCTAAGCTTTCACATTTAAAACTGCCGGCACAATGAAAAGGCTGTTCAATTTCAATATAACGCTCAATTTCAGGCAAGCTCAGTTTGCGGAACTTGACTTTATAATGTTCAACAAGCGTTTGTTCGAAACCCGTAGATTGGTGTTGAACACTGAGCGCGGTACTGAAATAAACAATCTTATCTGAATTGGCTTGTAACTGACGAATGGCTTTGTCTGCAGTAAGTGGCTTACCAATAAAAATATCAGGTGCACCTTCACGCCAAGCGACTTGATCAGATCCAATGACAATCGCATCGGGGTGTAAATTGGCAACATGTTGGGCTTTCTCAAAAGCCAAACGTTTTGCTAAAACATCAGCATGGTTTTCACCACGCGGAGATTCATCAATATCAGGGACGATGGTGCTATATTGCAAACGCAAACGATCCATCAGTTCTTTGCGAGTTTGGCTGCTTGAAGCCAAAATGATTTTAGGCGCGTTCATTAGACCGCATATTCCTCTAATACATGCATTGGGACATAAGCTAAAACAGCTTTGTGACAAGCTTGAAGTTTAATGGGTGGAGCAAAACCAGCCTCATAGGCATCAACCCAACGCGTCACGCAAATACACCAAAAATCACCCGGTTGCAGACCAACAAAACCCACTTCAGGAACAGGGGTAATCAAATCATTGCCTACTTTTTGAGAATAATTTAAAAATTCAGAGGTCATTTGTGCGCAAACAGTGTGCTGACCAATATCAGAGGGGGCGGTATGACAGAAACCATTACGGAAATATCCAGTGATTGGGTCAAAACAACAGCTGGCTAAAGGCTCGTCTAAAACATTTAAACGATTAAGATTTGGGTCTGGATGTATCGACATAAGTGCTGAATCTTAATGAGGCTTTTAACTATCATAACAAAACTTTAGCAATCGTCAGCTTTTCTGCAAAAGAAGCTAACCTTTTTTTGCATAATCATTTAAAATCGCCTCGTTTTGATATCTATAAAGTGAGCTCTACATGAACTTTCAGCGTATGACTGACCTAGATTTGGCAGGTAAGCGTGTTCTTATTCGTGAAGATTTAAACGTTCCTGTGAAAAATGGTGTGATTACAAGCGATGCACGTCTGCGTGCGGCTTTGCCAACAATTAAAGCTGCGGTTGCAAAAGGCGCTGCGGTGATGGTTTATTCTCACCTTGGTCGTCCAGTTGAAGGTGAGCCTAAAGCTGAACAATCGCTTGCACCTGTTGCGGCTTACTTAACTGAAGCACTCGGTCAAGAAGTTAAGTTGTTTACGGATTACTTAGATGGTGTTGAAGTAGAAGCAGGTCAAGTGGTTTTACTTGAAAACTGCCGTTTCAATGTCGGTGAAAAGAAAAATAATCCTGAACTTGCAGCAAAATATGCAGCACTTTGCGATGTGTTTGTGATGGATGCGTTTGGTACTGCGCACCGTGCAGAAGCATCTACTGAAGGCGTTGCACGCCTTGCTAAAGTGGCAGCAGCAGGTCCATTGCTTGCAGCAGAACTTGATGCGCTTGGTCGTGCACTTAAAACCCCTGAAAGCCCAATGGTGGCGATTGTTGCGGGTTCTAAAGTTTCAACGAAACTAGATGTTTTAACATCACTTTCTGATATCTGCGATCAATTGATCGTCGGTGGTGGTATTGCCAATACATTCTTGGCAGCAGCAGGTTACAACGTTGGTAAATCACTTTGCGAAAATGATTTGATCGACACAGCTAAAGCGATTGCTGCAAAAGTATCTGTTCCATTACCAACGGATGTCGTGGTTGCTGACGCGTCAGAAATTAACTTCGATGACTTCTTAGGTTCATTGGCTGCTGCAAAAGCAACTGTGAAAAAAGTTGAAGATGTTGCTGATAACGATATGATTTTGGACGTTGGGCCAGAAACAGCAAAAATGTTTGCAGAAATCTTAAAAACATCGAAAACGATTCTTTGGAATGGTCCAGTCGGTGTGTTTGAAGTAGATCAATTCGGTGAAGGTACCAAGACTTTATCTTTAGCCATTGCTGAATCGGCAGGCTTCTCGATTGCAGGTGGTGGTGACACATTGGCTGCGATTGATAAATACGAAGTGGCTGACAAAATTGGCTATATCTCTACAGGCGGTGGCGCATTCCTTGAATTCGTTGAAGGTAAAACACTTCCTGCTGTAGCGGTACTTTTAGAACGTGCCTAATGACATGATCTAAAACAAGAAGCTGGCTTTATGTCAGCTTTTTTTATGCTGAAAATAAAATTGAAATAATTTGGTCAAATGAACGTCATTAAAATGCAACACAATCGTCATAATATGATTGAGGTCAAAAGAAGAGAAATGAGTAAGAAAATGACAAAGCTAAATTCTGTGATAGCTATATTGATCAGCATAGTTGTGTTGGTTGCATGTGCTAAAAAAGACAATGCACAAAATGCTGAAGTTGAAGCATCAACTGCTGTGGTTCAAGATGTAAGTGCAGAACAACAAGCAGCAATTGATTCAATCGATCAACCTATTTTAGATGACAAAAATACCGATATTCCGAGCGAAGTTTCTAATGCAGTCGCTGATGTTGCCACAGCAGAAGTAAATGGTTCAGAAGCAGTAGCGCATTAAGTAGTGATAGAAATTTGAAAACCCACTGCAAAAGTCGTGATTTTTTACGAAATATTGTGTTTTATTGCTGAATTGCAAGGTTTGAACATGTAGAATATGGGGCATTACCTGGGAGGATATTATGGCTCTTATTTCAATGCGCCAGCTCTTGGATCACGCCGGCGAACATGCTTACGGCGTACCAGCGTTTAACGTAAACAATTTAGAACAAATGCGTGCAATTATGCTCGCAGCAGATGCAACGAATTCACCTGTAATCGTGCAAGCATCTGCAGGTGCGCGTAAATACGCAGGTGCACCATTCTTACGTCATCTTATTTTAGCTGCAATTGAAGAATGGCCGCATATTCCTGTGGTGATGCACCAAGATCATGGTACTAGCCCTGATATTTGCCAACGTTCAATTCAACTTGGCTTCTCATCAGTAATGATGGATGGTTCATTGGCTGAAGATGGTAAAACACCAACTTCTTACGAGTACAACGTTGATGTAACACGTCGTACCGTTGCGATGGCACATGCGTGTGGCGTTTCAGTTGAAGGCGAAATTGGTTGTTTGGGTAGCCTTGAAACAGGTATGGCGGGTGAAGAAGATGGCGTAGGCGCTGAAGGCGTTCTTGACCATTCTCAACTGCTTACTTCTGTTGAAGAAGCGCGTAGCTTTGTTGCAGATACCAATGTCGATGCATTGGCGATTGCGGTGGGTACTTCACACGGTGCGTACAAATTCACGCGTCCACCTACAGGTGATATTCTTGCGATTGATCGTATTAAAGAGATCCACGCAGCACTTCCAAACACCCATCTTGTGATGCACGGTTCAAGTTCAGTGCCACAAGAATGGTTGAAAGTGATCAACGAATATGGCGGTAACATCGGCGAAACTTACGGTGTTCCTGTTGAGCAATTGGTTGAAGCAATTAAACACGGTGTTCGTAAAATCAACATCGATACAGACTTGCGTTTAGCATCAACTGGCGCAATGCGTCGTTTGATGGCTGAAAAACCAAGCGAATTCGATCCACGTAAATTCTTCAGTGCAACAATTGATGCCATGAAGCAAATTTGTGTAGACCGTTATGAAGCCTTCGGTACAGCGGGTAATGCAGATAAAATTCGCCCGATTTCTTTAGAGAAAATGGTCGCGCATTACAATAAATAATTCGTGATGAATTGTTTATAGAAAAAGCCCACAATTGTTGTGGGCTTTTTCGTCACTATACGTTAAATCGTTACAATAAGAGCAAGATATGGAACTCATTTTTGCAGCCGCACTGTGTAGTGTTGCCGTTTCAATATTATTAAAATTAGCAAAACAACACGGGTTTAGCCCGATTCATTTGATTGCTTGGAATTATGCCACAGCCAGTATTTTATGTTTTTTATGGTTTAAGCCTGATTTACAGCATGTTTCATTGTCAAATACGCCGTGGTTACTGATTATTGCTTTAGGTGTTTTACTGCCGAGCGTCTTTTTACTGCTTGCTAAATCCTTACAAACCGCAGGGATCTTAAAAACAGAGATAGCACAGCGCCTATCTGTGGTGTTATCGCTTGCTGCTGCGTATTTTCTTTTTCAAGAACAGTTTAATACGTTAAAAATCTTCGGTGTAGTATTTGGTATTGCCGCAGTACTCTGTATCTTATGGTCAAATCGGGATGATGCCAGTTCATCCAATAAAGGCATGTTGTATCTTGCGGCGGTATGGCTAGGCTATGCTTGTGTTGATGTATTACTCAAATACACCACCAGTTTGGGTGTGCAATTTTCAGTGGCGCTTAATCTGATGTTTGTCTGCGCTTTTATATGCTCTATGAGTTATTTGTTTATTCAACATCATCATTTCGGCGCTGTAAAAAATATCGGTGCAGGTTTGATTTTGGGACTCTTAAATTTTGCCAATATTGCCCTCTATGTCAAAGCGCATATGCTGTTAAAAGATACACCTGCCATTGTTTTCGCAGGGATGAATATACTTGTGGTGGTATTTGGTGTGCTTGCAGGTCTGATCTTCTTTAAAGAGAAGCTAAAAACTGCAAGCAGTATCGGTTTGCTTCTTGGCGTGATTAGTATGCTTTGCTTAGCATATGCCATGTCTGCTTAACATAGGAACTTGCAAACTCTACAGGATGGCGCACAAAATCTTCAGTTTCGGCCACACCTAAAAGTAGTCCTGCATGATGGCAGTGCGGGCAATGCGGATATTTAGGCTGCTCATGTTCAATATTGTGCAAATAGGTTTTATCACAATGCGTACATTCAAATTTTAGCGGTTTAGTCAGTAGAATAGACATAGCAGACCTCATTTTTATTGTATGACTTTATCGTCATCAGAGATCATGCAAAAATTAGACCTAAATAAAGATAAAAGGGCTTTTAAAACCCTTTTATCTTCTAGATTGATTAAAGTCTTGTGATGATGTGTTGTTCGTTGAGGCGAGATTTAGGTAATTGGGCATTAAAATCATTATCGCTACGATAGCCTAAGGTGAGCAATACTGACGGGATTAAGCCTAAGTCATTCAGTCCAAACTCCTCGGTGATCAACGCTTCATCAAAACCACCAATAGGGGTAGCATCAATGTTTTCAAGACCCGCTGCCAATAATAGGTGTCCAAGTGCGATAAAAGTTTGGTTTTCAGCCCAACGTCCAATATCACCTTTTTCATTTTTATAATAATTGACATAACCGATACGGGTATTTTTTTGCGCTTCTTTGGCGGCAGCATCTTTAAAGCGACCTGCGATTTCATCTTGATTCAATAATTGTTCTAAATGCTCGTCTGTGATGTCGACTTTGGTGCAAAATAAAATCGTATGTGACGATTCGAGTACTTTTGGCGCATTGTATGCATATTTGCCAATCAGGGCTTTGGCAATCCGCTGTTTAGAAGCATCATGCTCCGCAATGAAAAAATGCCAAGGTTGGATATTAATAGAAGAGGGCGCGAGACGCAGTACGTCGACGAGTTTCTCAAATTGTTGTGGTGGAATTCGTTTACTCGGATCATAAGCTTTGGTCGCATAACGTGTTTGTGATGCCTTGAGTAAATCCATGACTGAACTCCAATCTTATTTTTTAAAGTTTAAAACGAATTGTGTAAATGTTGAATTGCTTCAACCTAAATGAATATTACAATAATTTTGACATGAATAAAGCTATGCTTTTGGCGGAGCTTGAATGGCTTCGTTATCTGACACACGACAAGCACTTGTGAAGTGAGAGAGGAATATTGATGGCGCAAAATTGTTTAATTCAGTTGAATATTCTGCCCTTGATTATGGGGTTACAATGCCTATTCTTTAGATCTGATTGAAAATTGTACACTCAATCATTGTTAGGCGATAAAAGCGCGCTGGTTGTTTGCTTTCTCATTAAATAGCCTGTATGGTAAGTTTAACTAAAGGTGAGTAATGTTCTCGCCATTTTATTATTTTAGCTAATTGTGATTCACTTTTACTTAAGTCGCCTACTTAAGTACATCTAAGTAACTACAGAATTATTATTCAAATCTGGTTTTATAAATCTCTTTGTTCTGTCACAAAAAGCTCATGTTATGAGTAAATATTTTGAAAATTTTAAATGAATGGTATACCGCGACTGCTGTAAATGGTTGCGAAATTGATGTTAAATTAGTTCCACTAAAACGCAAACAAAATACAATTGAAGGTTTTATTTGGGTTGATGTTGGTCAAATGATTCAACTTGAAACAGGTGAAGAATTACCGTTTAACTTAGATGGTAAAAGTTTTTACACCGGTGTGAACCAGTTGTATCGCTTAAACTAAAACAATCTGATTGATCGAAAAAGTGGCTAATATTGCCACTTTTTTAGTTTTAAATGATCGATTTTTTGATCAGGCATGATTTCTAAAATATCTGCTGAATCCTGTTTCCAGTCACCTAACACAATTCTCTTTTTATCTTTAATATCATGAATATGGGCACGATGAGTATGTCCATGAATCAGCACATCGACATCTAATAATGCGACATCAACAGCATGCTGATTAACATCCATAATGTCATAAGATTTAAACGTTTGAGATTGCATACTTTTTTTACGGAAGCCATTGGAAAGTTTTTGTCTAAACCAAAGTGGTGTGGTTTTTAGTATGCCAAGTAAAATTGGATTGCGAATAACCGATTTAAAACGTTGATAGCTGATGTCATCCGTACAAAGCGCATCGCCATGTTCAATGCGATAGCGAATGCCGTCAATATTCAGATAATCTGTATCAGGAAGTCTTTTTCCTGAAAATTGATTTAAGAACGTTTGACCCAAAGCGAAATCACGATTACCGACTTGAAAATAGATCTTGTTACCTGCATCTGTGAATTTTTTAAGTTCAGACACGATGCTATTTAACCATGTAGATTGATCATCATCACCAATCCATGCGTTAAACCAATCGCCTAAAATATAGAGTTGGGTGTTTTTATTTTGATAAGTTGCCAATAAGTCTAAAAACCCCCGAACAAGTCGAGGGTGATCAGGTGACAAATGTAAATCAGCGATAAACAAATAGGTCACTATCTTTTCCTTTTAATCTCCCTAAATCCCTCTTTACGAAAGAGGGACTTCTCCTCCCTTAGTAAAGGGAGGTTGGGAGGGATTATTATTCAGAAATGATTTTTGCAGATTCAATCACAACGTTCTCTAGTGGAACGTCAGCGTGGTAACCACGGTTGCCTGTACGAACGCTTTTGATTGCATCAACAACGTCTAGACCTTCAGTGACTTTACCAAATACTGCATAACCCCAACCTTGCGCTGTTTTACCAGTATGGTTTAGGAAAGAGTTGTTTTTCACGTTAATGAAGAACTGAGCAGAAGCAGAGTGAGGTGCTTGAGTACGTGCCATTGCAATCGTACCAACATCATTGCTTAAACCGTTGTCTGCTTCGTTTTCGATTGCATCACGCGTTGCTTTTTCTTTAAAGTTTTCATCCATGCCGCCGCCTTGGATCATGAAACCTTCAATAACGCGGTGGAAGATAACGCCATCATAAAAACCATCGCGAACGTATTCTAAGAAGTTAGCCACTGTTTTAGGTGCTTTTTCAGCGTTTAATTCAAGAACAATACGACCTTTATTGGTGTTTAATTCGACTTGAGGAAAACTCATTGTGTAATCTCCTAATCATGGACAACAGTGCCATGGATTTTTTTGAATGCGAGAAGCATAAGCAAACTGTAAACTACAAGGCAAGTAAAAACGTTACTTTCTTTGTAAAAACATCAAAATAGTATCTTATTTATGCGGCATATTTAAAAACATTTCTTGAATGCGCGCTAAAAATAGCGGCTTTAATCTGATTGTAAGGGGTATTTTCAGTATGCTTTTGACAATCCAAAACTTAGCTGTCTGAATAGAAAACAAATACAACAGTTAGCAGTTGAGAGATTGATCACCTATCGTTAAACTAATACACCTTTTATTGAAATTGATTCACCAAATGAACAGGTGATAGATTCATTAATTCTTATATTTTAACTTTAGAAGTGAATGATTGATCATGAAGCCAAATGATGTTGTGACATCTCTGCCCGAGAACCCGACCAAGAACAAAAATGCAGTCGATTCAGCGCAGCAGCAAGAACAACAGCCGGGCTTAGACTTTGTGCGCCAAGTCATTACTGAAGACTTAGAAGCGGGCCGTACGCAAAAAGTGGTGACACGTTTCCCGCCTGAGCCAAATGGTTATTTGCATATTGGTCACGTGAAAGCGATTTGCTTGAACTTTGGTATCGCACAAGAATTCGATGGTTATTGTAATCTGCGCTTTGACGATACTAATCCAGATGCGGAAGAACAAGAATACGTTGATGGTATTGCCAATGACGTTAAATGGTTAGGTTTTGAGTGGAATGATCAACCTCGCTATGCATCAAGCTATTTTGATCAACTGTATACATGGGCAATTCAGTTAATTAAACAGGGTGATGCTTATGTTGACTTACAGTCACCTGAAGAAATTCGCCTAAACCGTGGTAATTTCGTTGAGCCTGGTAAAAATTCACCTTACCGTGATGCGTCTATTGAAGAAAACCTAGCGCGTTTTGAACAAATGCGAAATGGCGAGCTGGGTGAAGGTCAAGCGGTTCTCCGTGCCAAAATTGATATGACATCACCAAATGTACATATGCGTGATCCAATTTTGTATCGTATTTTGCATTCTGAACATCATCAAACAGGCGATAAATGGAAAATTTATCCAATGTACGATTATGCGCACCCATTGTCAGATGCTATTGAAGGCGTAACACATTCACTATGTACGTTAGAGTTTGTGGATCATCGTCCATTCTATGATTGGGTGATTGCGAAAGTTCAATCTAAAGATGTGCCACGTCAGTACGAATCAAGCCGTTTGAACGTTGATTACACCATTACCTCAAAGCGTAAATTACGTAAATTGGTTGAAGGTGGTTTCGTGAATGGTTGGGATGATCCACGTATGCCAACAGTGGTGGGTATGCGCCGTCGTGGTTTCACGCCTGAAGGCTTACGTGATTTCTGTAAGCGTGTTGGAGTGACTAAAGTAGATGGCAGTATTGTCGATGTTGCAATGCTTGAATACTGCATTCGTCAGTCTTTAGAAAATACCGCAGCACGTGGTATGGCAGTGCTTGATCCAATTAAAGTGACATTAA encodes:
- a CDS encoding peptidylprolyl isomerase, with translation MSFPQVELNTNKGRIVLELNAEKAPKTVANFLEYVRDGFYDGVIFHRVIEGFMIQGGGMDENFKEKATRDAIENEADNGLSNDVGTIAMARTQAPHSASAQFFINVKNNSFLNHTGKTAQGWGYAVFGKVTEGLDVVDAIKSVRTGNRGYHADVPLENVVIESAKIISE
- a CDS encoding UDP-2,3-diacylglucosamine diphosphatase — its product is MTYLFIADLHLSPDHPRLVRGFLDLLATYQNKNTQLYILGDWFNAWIGDDDQSTWLNSIVSELKKFTDAGNKIYFQVGNRDFALGQTFLNQFSGKRLPDTDYLNIDGIRYRIEHGDALCTDDISYQRFKSVIRNPILLGILKTTPLWFRQKLSNGFRKKSMQSQTFKSYDIMDVNQHAVDVALLDVDVLIHGHTHRAHIHDIKDKKRIVLGDWKQDSADILEIMPDQKIDHLKLKKWQY
- a CDS encoding phosphoglycerate kinase, which codes for MNFQRMTDLDLAGKRVLIREDLNVPVKNGVITSDARLRAALPTIKAAVAKGAAVMVYSHLGRPVEGEPKAEQSLAPVAAYLTEALGQEVKLFTDYLDGVEVEAGQVVLLENCRFNVGEKKNNPELAAKYAALCDVFVMDAFGTAHRAEASTEGVARLAKVAAAGPLLAAELDALGRALKTPESPMVAIVAGSKVSTKLDVLTSLSDICDQLIVGGGIANTFLAAAGYNVGKSLCENDLIDTAKAIAAKVSVPLPTDVVVADASEINFDDFLGSLAAAKATVKKVEDVADNDMILDVGPETAKMFAEILKTSKTILWNGPVGVFEVDQFGEGTKTLSLAIAESAGFSIAGGGDTLAAIDKYEVADKIGYISTGGGAFLEFVEGKTLPAVAVLLERA
- the fba gene encoding class II fructose-bisphosphate aldolase (catalyzes the reversible aldol condensation of dihydroxyacetonephosphate and glyceraldehyde 3-phosphate in the Calvin cycle, glycolysis, and/or gluconeogenesis), giving the protein MALISMRQLLDHAGEHAYGVPAFNVNNLEQMRAIMLAADATNSPVIVQASAGARKYAGAPFLRHLILAAIEEWPHIPVVMHQDHGTSPDICQRSIQLGFSSVMMDGSLAEDGKTPTSYEYNVDVTRRTVAMAHACGVSVEGEIGCLGSLETGMAGEEDGVGAEGVLDHSQLLTSVEEARSFVADTNVDALAIAVGTSHGAYKFTRPPTGDILAIDRIKEIHAALPNTHLVMHGSSSVPQEWLKVINEYGGNIGETYGVPVEQLVEAIKHGVRKINIDTDLRLASTGAMRRLMAEKPSEFDPRKFFSATIDAMKQICVDRYEAFGTAGNADKIRPISLEKMVAHYNK
- a CDS encoding DMT family transporter; translation: MELIFAAALCSVAVSILLKLAKQHGFSPIHLIAWNYATASILCFLWFKPDLQHVSLSNTPWLLIIALGVLLPSVFLLLAKSLQTAGILKTEIAQRLSVVLSLAAAYFLFQEQFNTLKIFGVVFGIAAVLCILWSNRDDASSSNKGMLYLAAVWLGYACVDVLLKYTTSLGVQFSVALNLMFVCAFICSMSYLFIQHHHFGAVKNIGAGLILGLLNFANIALYVKAHMLLKDTPAIVFAGMNILVVVFGVLAGLIFFKEKLKTASSIGLLLGVISMLCLAYAMSA
- a CDS encoding transposase: MKILNEWYTATAVNGCEIDVKLVPLKRKQNTIEGFIWVDVGQMIQLETGEELPFNLDGKSFYTGVNQLYRLN
- the nfsB gene encoding oxygen-insensitive NAD(P)H nitroreductase — protein: MDLLKASQTRYATKAYDPSKRIPPQQFEKLVDVLRLAPSSINIQPWHFFIAEHDASKQRIAKALIGKYAYNAPKVLESSHTILFCTKVDITDEHLEQLLNQDEIAGRFKDAAAKEAQKNTRIGYVNYYKNEKGDIGRWAENQTFIALGHLLLAAGLENIDATPIGGFDEALITEEFGLNDLGLIPSVLLTLGYRSDNDFNAQLPKSRLNEQHIITRL